The following coding sequences are from one Triticum aestivum cultivar Chinese Spring chromosome 5A, IWGSC CS RefSeq v2.1, whole genome shotgun sequence window:
- the LOC123107389 gene encoding uncharacterized protein, which translates to MKIGKTTEILKKAAAMCKSKTTRLLVLASLQRCRMAAAAVVSHKIHTRILADRNRVDSHKPLTMRTIEKRPVIVHGGDLVLAGNLSQQLAMLTQEEGHGGCPADWTLHPLFNDDHNNFFYTDDDDVLLDACDQEDGDLLSVMDVIRSNREVEGLEFNREEEIDMAADMFIRRFRQRLNNGF; encoded by the exons ATGAAGATTGGAAAGACTACAGAGATCCTGAAGAAAGCGGCAGCGATGTGCAAGAGCAAGACCACCAGGCTCCTCGTCCTCGCCTCGCTCCAGCGTTGCCGGATGGCCGCTGCCGCCGTGGTTTCTCACAAGATCCACACGCGCATTCTGGCTGACCGGAATAGAGTGGACTCCCACAAGCCTCTCACGATGCGAACCATCGAGAAGAGACCGGTGATCGTCCATGGGGGTGACTTGGTACTGGCAGGCAATCTCTCTCAGCAGTTAGCGATGTTAACTCAAGAGGAAGGTCATGGTGGCTGCCCAGCTGACTGGACACTGCATCCGCTCTTCAATGACGACCATAATAACTTTTTTTacactgatgatgatgatgtgctactGGATGCGTGCGATCAAGAAGACGGCGATTTGCTCTCGGTCATGGATGTGATCAGGAGCAACCGAGAGGTTGAGGGTTTGGAGTTCAACAGGGAGGAGGA G ATTGACATGGCTGCCGATATGTTCATCAGGAGGTTTCGGCAGCGGCTGAATAATGGATTCTAG